Proteins encoded together in one Triticum dicoccoides isolate Atlit2015 ecotype Zavitan chromosome 7B, WEW_v2.0, whole genome shotgun sequence window:
- the LOC119338405 gene encoding cortical cell-delineating protein-like: MAPSKLAVFLALNLVLLAAAQGCGPYCPPVVPTPPILPSPVPSTGGGRCSINTLKLGMCANVLNLLKLKIGVPANEECCPLLGGLADLDAAVCLCTAIRAKILGIKLNVPIDLTLLLNQCGKKCPSDFTCPI; encoded by the coding sequence ATGGCGCCCTCCAAGCTCGCCGTCTTCCTCGCCCTGAACCTGGTCCTCCTTGCGGCCGCCCAGGGCTGCGGACCCTACTGCCCACCGGTCGTCCCTACCCCGCCCATCCTCCCATCGCCCGTGCCGTCGACCGGCGGGGGCCGCTGCTCGATCAACACGCTGAAGCTGGGCATGTGCGCCAACGTGCTGAACCTGCTGAAGCTCAAGATCGGCGTGCCAGCGAACGAGGAGTGCTGCCCGCTTCTGGGCGGGCtcgccgacctcgacgccgccgtgTGCCTCTGCACCGCCATCAGGGCCAAAATTCTCGGCATCAAGCTCAATGTGCCCATCGACCTGACCCTCCTCCTCAACCAGTGCGGCAAGAAGTGCCCCTCCGACTTCACCTGCCCCATCTGA